One window of the Methanobrevibacter sp. genome contains the following:
- a CDS encoding transposase produces FEWYKPEAEGVVFVDAKNTSKTCHKCGHINENLDVKTRDWICPKCGEKLDRDVNAAINILNRWNPGGLPRKHSIND; encoded by the coding sequence TTTGAATGGTACAAGCCAGAAGCTGAAGGGGTAGTGTTTGTTGATGCCAAAAATACCAGTAAAACATGCCACAAATGCGGCCATATAAATGAAAATTTAGATGTGAAAACACGAGATTGGATTTGCCCGAAATGCGGTGAAAAATTAGATAGGGATGTCAATGCTGCTATTAACATACTTAACCGGTGGAACCCCGGGGGATTGCCTAGAAAGCACTCAATAAACGATTGA